The genomic DNA TGGTCCACGAGTTCCACCTGAACGACTACAGGTCGGTGCAGGACGTGGTGGCCGCCGCCAGCCACATCGAGCAGCGCGGCGGCACCGAGACCCGCACCGCCTACGGCATCGAGTTCGCTCGGTAAAACCCCTCCCTCTCCCGCTCCTGTTCCCGGGAAAACCTCCcaatcctcctttttttcctccctctcccgTTCAACGACAGGGGAAGCTCTGGGGTTTTGTAGGAAAACGGTTTTTGTGGGAAGTTTCGTTTGAATGGCTGTCGCTGTAGGACACGAAATGGACGACACGCACGCGGTCGTCAgggcagaaagagagaaatccatttttctacttctgtttATGTAGATTTTTGACAATGACCGTGGATTGGAGGATGAGGTTGCCACCTCTCCAACCCCGCTGGTCAGACCAGAAGTCCATCAATCCTCCCTTCTCAAGAGAGGAAGGATAAACAAGAAGGACAGTTCCGATAACGTCACtttgtttacatgaaaatctgtgagaaactccACTGCAAAAATGCGAAAAATCAggaggctgaaaaagatcagggcTTGAAAGTTAGCGCTCTTCAGCTCGAAAAGCTTAAAATTTTTAGCTTCTAAAACaccagaactttaaaaaaaaacaggaaaaaaaaccccccagagGTGTGCCGGGGGCGGGCTGGGCCGAGGCACCGCGGAGCCGGCGGGGctgagccagcccagggcaTCTCTTCACTTGCAGCTCGGAAGCGTTTCGGAAAGGTGGCCGGAAAGGGGCAAAGAGAGTAATGATTGTCATCACAGATGGAGAGTCCCACGACAGCCCAGACCTGGAGAAGGTGATCGAGGACAGCGAGAGGGACAACGTCACCAGATACGCCGTGGCGGTGAGtgaggaggggtttggggttgtgGGGGTCCTGCAGAGCTCGGTGGTGCTCCAGGAATCACAAAGCACCAGGACagtccatccctgctgctcccagagcatTCCGAGAGGTCCTGTCTGTCCCCGCTGCTTCCAGAACATTCCGAGAGGTCCCTGTGTTCTCCAGGGATCCCAGAGTACAAGGACAGCCCATCTCCACTGCTCCTGGATCATTCCAAAAGGTCCTGTCCATTCCCAATGCTCTGAGAACATTCCAAGAGACCCCACTGGAGCGTTCCTGGAGCATTCCAAGAGCTCCTTGGGGTTGTTCATCCCCACTGTTCCCAGAGCATTCCAAGAGGTCCTgtccatccccactgctcctggAGCATTCCAAGATCTCCTTGTGGTCTCCTTGTGTCCATCTCCACTGCTCCTGGAACATTCCAAGAGCTCCTGGTGGTCTCCTTGTGTCTATCCCCACTGCTCCTGGAACATTCCAAGAGCTCCTTGTGGTCTCCTTGTGTCCATCTCCACTGCTCCTGGAACATTCCAAGAGctcctggtggctgctgctgcatttgggATTCCCAGTCAGGATTCAGAGCAGGTGCTGGGaccagggacaggcaggaccccaaatcccacGAGGAACGTCCAGCCTGGTGGGACTGCAGCAGTTCCTCTGTTTGTCCCCACAAAGCGGGGTCAGATCCGAGGACGGGGTTTCTCCCACATGGACACCCcaaagggatttgggatggcTCCACCCACGCTGGGAAAAtgtccctgaggagctgctgacccttcatctctggaagtgtccaaggaatgttggatggggcttggagcagcctgggatagaggaaggcatccctgcccatggaatgggaGGAGCTTTTTCCCAACCCAAAACCATCCAGGAACGGGACGAGCTTTAAtatcccaacccaaacccatcCGGGAATTCAAATTCCATGGAAGTCTGGCCTTTCATTCCCGACCAGGTCTTGGGCTACTACAACAGGAGAGGGATCAACCCCGAGGCCTTTCTGAACGAGATCAAATTCATCGCCAGCGACCCCGACGACAAACACTTCTTCAACGTCACCGACGAGGCCGCGCTCAAGGACATCGTGGACGCCCTGGGAGAGAGGATCTTCAGCCTGGAAGGTGAGGGGTGCTCCTCCCTGGCTGGGAATGTCAGGCCGATCCCTTTTTTCCCAAGTTTGGATGTGGGTTCCTAAAATCTGAGCCAAATTCTGCTTGGAATATCCTCAGATTTAAGgaaatgtctttatttctttctcctttctgggAGAAAGGATCTTCAGCCTGTGAGGTGAGGGATGTTCCTCCCAGGCTGAAAATGTGAAGctgatccatttttttttttccccaaatgtgGATGTGGGTTCCTAAAATCTGAGCCCAAAATCCTGCTTGGAATATGCTCAGATTTAAGgaaatgtctttatttatttctcctttctgggAAAAAGGATCTTCAGCCTGGAAGGTGAGGGACgctcctcccagcctgggaaTGTCAGGCTGATCCCTTTGTTTTCCCAAATTTGGACGTGGCTTCCGCAATATCTTGAGATTTAAGGAAATGTCTTTATTTGGAGTGGCGGCATCCCTCAGATATCGGGAGCACGGTTCCCTTTTCCAAAGGACACACACCTCATTCCAGCCGCAGGAATTCTGGTGGCTCCGATTCTCCTTTTTATAGAAAAACCTTGGAGATTCGGTATGGGGGGAATTTGGGCATCGGTGTCTTCCTCATCCATCAAATTCCAGGCTCACAAAACAGGAAAACCCACACGCGGGAGCTTCCTGGGGTGCCAGACACCGGGAGATTATGGGAATGATGTCGGGATTTTGGGTTTGTCGGCTGAAACTAAATaccaggaaatatttctgtcttaAATGCCGGCTCTTGTGACAACTTTGTCACTCTCCCGAACTAAATTTATCCGaatttctgagggaaaaaaaatgcagcctggAATGAAAAACTGGAACGGAAGATGGAGGGCTCACACTGGGGATGGAACATCTCAGATTTGGGCAATTTTTGCTCAAACCCCCTCACAAACTTCTCATGAGTTTCCCAGTTttctctgtccagcctggcacTTCCCCGTGGAAGTTGCCTTGGATGAGGAATTCCCCCAGCTGGAATTACGGAGCAGAAACGTCCAAATCCTTATTTTTGGGTGATCTTTGAGGAAACTGGaaccccagcagagctcccagacAGCACGAGGTTGTGGGATTGGGGGATTTAGGGAGAAATGAGACCATCAGAGGGAtatggagctgctggaacagtTCCAGAGgatccatggagctgctcccagagctggagcccctttgggagagctgggaatgttcacctggagaggagaaggatccagggaatcctcagagctccttccaggggctccaggagagctggagagggactggggacaagggacaggacacagggaatggcttcagagtGGAGAAGGGGAGATTTAgatggatattgggaaggaattcctgcctgggagggtgaTGAGGGGTTGGGATGGaatttccagagaagctgtggctgcccctggatccctggaatgtccaagggcaggttggacagggcttggagcagcctgggatagtgggaaatgtccctgcccaaggaagggctggaatgggaacccagcacagctccaggaaagCAAAACTGTCCACGGAAcacaaattcccattttttgtttgtttgtttgaagggACCAACAAGAACGAGATCTCCTTCGGCCTGGAAATGTCCCAGACTGGATTTTCCTCCCACGTTGTGGAAGTAAGAGAGGAAAcgtggggatttggggtttttttgttcctgcCTCGTCCTGTTTATCACCCTCCCGCTCCAGGTGGGGGATTTGGGATAAATTATTAATTGTGGAGATCAGTCATTAAAATGGGGAtgagggaatgctgctggaTTATCCCATGGGaaagggaggggctgggagacCTGAGAATTCCTTGGGATCTGCAGCAGATCCTCCCGATGCCGTGACCTCTCGGGAGGGGCGTGCTGGGATGTCCATGGAAAAAATTGTTTGGGAATttcctggggagaaaaaagcacACTGGAAAACCAGGAATAGGGTGGAAATGTCACTCCAGCCTTTTTAAAACCCTCCAGCATtccaggtggtttttttggaacaatgtttttcctgctctctgtgggATCAGAGGGGTGGGATCTCCTCCACCTGGGAAGAAAATCCCAGAAGAAAATCCCATCACACCCCTGTTTTCCCACAGGACGggatcctgctgggagcagtgggagcctACGACTGGAACGGAGCCGTCCTGAAGGAAACCAGCAGCGGGAAGGTGATTCCTCTGCGGGAATCCTACCTGCAGGAATTCCCTGAGGAGCTCAAAAACCACGGAGCCTATCTAGGTGGGAAACCGGCTGTCGCGTGGGGAAATTCGGGATTTCATCCCTAAAATTAGGATATTCCTCGGGGAAAACCTGTGGGATGGAGCATAAGGGTTGTGCTCACCCGGGAAGAGCCCGGCTCCGACCTCGGAGCGGGATTTAAATGGGATTTAGAttcaggagcagcccagccagcGGGTCATCCGCGGCTTTCCTTGGAATGATTTCAAAGCGCCGATGGAATTTCATGCCTGGGCAGGAAATACCTGCTGGGCTAATCCATTCCATGTGCAGCTCTGGAATAAAAATATCGGCCTGGGCCGTGAAACGAGGCCTCTTCTCAGAGATGTGGGCCAGGAGAGAGGTGGGATTCCATGGGATCGGCacctcagggctctgccccGGGAATGTGGGCACGTGGTTGATCCGTGGGGTGACAGCGCAGTGTCCCCCAGGGGagctggggtggctgtgggtgTCCCAAGggacaataagaaaaaaaaaaaaaatctccccaaccgGGTTTCAAAAGatggaataaaataaactttttggctttttttgtcaCAAAACCCGAGAGGGGCGGGCTGACGGAAAGCAGAACCTGGGAATTCTCACTGGGTGCCCATCCCTTCCCCAGGTTACACCGTCTCCTCCGTGGTCTCCACCCAGCACCAGCGGGTTTACGTGGCGGGAGCGCCGCGCTTCAACCACACGGGAAAAGTCATCCTCTTCAGCATGCACAGCAACAGGAACCTCACCATCCACCAGGCCCTCAAGGGAGAGCAGGTAATTCCGGCCGGGAATGCCACGGAATTCCCTCCCCATGGAAAAATCAACCCTCTCCCTTGTGgagtttcttattttcttccttttagaGCCGGGGTTAAAGCACAGGAGCCGcggttttgtgtttggacttggtgtttattaattattatctattattattattattatcgattattattattattactcagtgtttattattattattgttgttattattattattattattattattattatctacAATTACAGTCTCACAACTCGTAGGTTCTAGccaacaaaatagaaaatggCCCCATCTCTATCTCTTCCCAAGGTCTTTGAAGCACAAATTGTCCAGTTACGGAAGGACACgtaaattattttgataagaattaataaacctCTGAGTTGGAACAAGAAATTTAATCGCATTTAATCCCGACTCtggcagaaaaaagaagataaaaagcagcacaaggacGAGCCCGTAACAGCAAGCAACACATCATCTGTGTCCTAGCCTGAACATTTAACAGTTATTAACTCATCTTTGTATTTCCTAACTTCATCGATATAAATCACTTCTATCCCTTGGCTGAAAACTCTTTGGAATCTTGACTTTGAAATCCTCCCGGGGGATGGTGGCATCATTCCCAGCCCATCCTGTCGATAGTGTTGAAACACAAAATCCCAGGGTGATTATACCCAGGTGTTTTTATTGAAGAGCTTTGGGAATCAGGGGCACAGGGAACCAAATCTGACTCCGACGTATATTTGGGATGGACGCGTTTTTATACCCTTTCGTTATATAACTGcatattaattattaaaccCATATTGTTCTATTGTGTGAATTCTTGTAGTTTTCATCGGGGCCCCCCAAACATCGTTTGTCGTGATTCTGAAGCAATAATCATATTCCAGTGCCAAACAATCATTACATTAATCAATCATACAATTTATCATTATGCAGGCGCAGTTTGACGCCATCCAGCGAAGACAAAACCCAACCTTCGTTTCCAGGGCCTGCGTAGTTCgccttccctttcccaggccTATCCaacttttctttccatctccCCTGAGCCTATTGCACACAATTCCCATGATTTTTGGGATCGTTTTaaccctgtgctgtccctgtcccgccCAGATCGGCTCCTACTACGGCAGCGAGATCAGCTCCCTGGACGTGGACGGCGACGGCGTCACCGACGTGCTGCTGGTGGGCGCGCCCATGTTCTTCAGcgagggcagggagaggggcaaGGTCTACGTCTACGCCCTGCACGGGGTgagtggcacctggggacaccgcGGGATGTGGCAGCCACGTCCCCccatgggggtttttttttgtcttcttttattCTGCCAGAGCCGCGTTTAAACGCGGTTTTCTTGTTGGGACTCGGATGTTTATTAGTTCTGATCTGCGGTGCAGTCTCACGGGTATTGGCGATCGAGGAGAGATGGGATTCGGTGATCAGGTTttgattttactcaggtttGCCAAAAGCTGATATACCATTTCAGGAAGGTCAATAATTTCTACGATGATAATTAGATTAAAAGATCATACAAACAACTCGtgcattttacaacatctttcTCCTAGGGGATTGATCGAGTCTCTCCTCTTCCCATAAACAGGTTCAATCCCATCTTCTGTAATCTCAAAGTTCTGTCTGTTCCTGCCGTGGCATCCCAATTATCAAACCAGCCgtgctaattaagtctgtcttaccCTTTGTCATGTGTATTCCCACACACAGGTTGTCAGTTCTAACCAAAAAGGTTAAAAATGGCTCCGTCTCTGTCTCTTACCAAGgtcttttatcttttattattaACAAATTGTCCAGTTATGAAAGGACACCtggattatttttactttcccaATAACCCAGTAGCcaaccaaaaattatttttgctttccctttacTAACCCAGTAACCAACTACTGTTATTATGGGATTTATTCTTAGTACGGAATATTAAGATGACAATGAAATTTGTtcattaaattacattaaaaattgttCTTAATGTGGAACGTCACTATGGAAAATTACCGTTTAATTTATGTTTATTATGGAGTTTATAAGTTATATGggatattattatttatatagaATATTGTTATTGATatagattattattattactattattattaatgatGATGAGGAGGATGTGCTCCAAaatcccacatccctgggaaTGCTCTCGCCTCCTCCCTCGGAGAATCCCTCCCACGTTTGCTCGGGGctctctcctctttccagccttgctgctgaCACTTTGGGAattatttcccttcccttttctttctccccttgGCAGAACCTCTTCGTTCCCAGCGGATCCCTCGTGGACCTCCCGAGTTACCAGAATTCCCGTTTTGGCTCCTGCATCGCCGCCGTCCCCGACCTCAACCAGGACTCCTACAACGACCTGGTGGTGGGCGCCCCTCTGGAGGACGAGCACCAAGGAGCCATTTACGTTTTCCTTGGGTTCCAGAAGACCATCCTGAGGAAGTACAAGCAGGTGGGGCTTCCCTGTGCTCGGTTTTCCTCATCTTCCATGGGAATAAATATAATTCCTTCCCTGTTTTAAGGAGCAATGGAGCAAATCCACCCCCGGGATTTAATTGTTAATTATTTCAGCCGTTCTGTATTGTATATATAATTGTGTTgtataataatataattatgttgtaatataatataattttatccCCTCTTTTGAGGCAGCCAAGACAAAATGTTGGAATTCGAGCgtgggagcagcagtggtggatccccatccctgctgggatttaagatgtgtggatgtggcacttggggacactggTGGTGGCCTTGGCATTGCCAGGGGATGGTTGGGCTCCACAATCCTGGAtggcttttccaacctcaattATTCCATGGAATAGCGGGGGGAAAAAGGCTTGGAATTAGAGGCAAGGCTTAGCGTTTATTGCCAGGGATTGCTatagattaattaattaattaactggaaataaattatttttgtttattgcGCTTTTGATGAATGTGAATTACGGTGGGCAGATCCAGTAGAAATCTTGGATGATGCCTCCAGACAGAAATCACTTTTATTCCCTGGAAAACCCACATTCAGTCACAACCTCTTGGAAGGGGGAATTTTCAGCAGCGAGCCGGAGCCAGCCTGGGCAAACCCTTGGCAGGCAGGGCCGCTCCTGCTGGAATCCAGCCTGGATCGCTCCCGTTCCCTTCCAGCGGATCGCCGCCACCGACCTCGCGCCGGGCCTGATGTATTTCGGGTGCAGCATCCACGGGCAGCTGGACCTGAACGAGGACGGGCTGGTGGACGTGGCCGTGGGCTCGCTGGGCAGCGCCGTGCTGCTGTGGTGAGCCCGCGATCCTTCGGTGTCCTCTCCCCATTCCCTCTGCCCCAAATCATCCCGGGAAAAACGGATCTCCCAGCAAACCCAGCCCCCTGTCCCATGGGATCTCAACGCCCTCAGGAGATGCCAGAGTTTGGCTTTCCATCGAGTTTCATCCCTAGTTCTCCAGaggttctgaatttgtttgtGGGGATTTGCCCTGGGCTCCTTCTGGTCTGATTTAATTAGAgcaatatttaatataataatgTATTATCATAATGATATATACGTATAGATATAAAAAtcattataaataattataaattaatatagtataatataatataatatattatataatatagtATAAGATAATATCATACAATATAATACAACgttatattataatatattatattttattatattgtATTGCATAAAACATAATATATAACACAATATATAACACAATACATAACGTTACATATAACATAACATATaacataatatataatataacatAACACGATATGACACGATATGATATGGTATAATATATATGagatatgatatgatatgattGATATGATATAACCTAATATAGCATAATATAACATGgtatgataaaataattttatatttaatatatccTACATcctaataatttttattctaacAATATTGAAGTGATAGTCAATGTTTGGAGAGTCCTCTGAGGCTGCTGGGACGGAgggtggctgtgcccagccgAGATGGGtcacccctggccctgcctggaGAGAGAGGCCCTTCGGTCTTCCCAACCCCCTgcaaaaaaagagggaaaaggagcgagaaaggcagagctgggaggccCCGGGGTGTCCAGAGCCCATCCCACGCCCTGTGCCCACCCCGCAGGTCCCGCAGCGTGGTCAGGATCAACGCCAGCCTCCGCTTCGAGCCCCCCAAGATCAACATCTTCACCAAGGACTGCCGGCGCAACGGCAAGGAGGCCACCTGCATGCGGGCCTTCGTCTGCTTCACCGCCCTCTTCCTCTCCGCACACTTCCAGGCTGCCAGCGTGGGTAAGGACACAATCCCGATCCCTGCCTGGCTCAGCTCCGCAGCCCCGTGGAAAACCCGAATTTTGGGGTGGAAACCATCCAGGAGCTCCGAGGTGTCCATCGGCCGCTTCCGTGTCGCGTTTGTCCCTCTCCCGGCCGAGTCTCCAGGTTCTGGTGGTGGTTCTGCCAAAGGAAACACCCTCAGGATAAATCCCACCTGGCCCCTCACCtgttccctgggctgggctgtcctgggATTTGCCATTCCGTGCTCCGTGTGGCGGGAATGTCACCCCTGTGGGACAGGAGAGGACGTTCCACGGGGCTCGGCCGCTCCCTCCCGCCGCGGCAGCGGGACACATCTGCCGGCCAGATGTGCCTTTTCCACAACATCCCTGGGAGGCTGTGGAGCTGTGGaacctgccagctctgctgctaaACCCTGGGATGGGGCCGTGACCCCGAGTCACCCCGGCGGATTCCCGGGAGTCGGCGGAGCAGGGAGGCGATGGCGGCTCAGCCCCTGCAAAAGCTGTCCAAGGAAAATCGGGAGccaaagccaaaggaaaaactCCCGTCGCCCAGAGcgagggttttgttttgtgctgtcaaatccagatttttttttctccctgctgctgtccctgtgggatgaaatcagagcaggatttccttgtttattttgattttatctttatttccaCATGGAGGAGCCGCCCCCTGGAtgagcccctctgctctggagccgggctgggagagctgagggtgtCCAGCCAGTAAAGAGAGGAATCCAGGGAatcctcagagccccttccaggccctaaaggggctccaggagaactggagagggactggggacgagggctggagggacaggacacagggaatggcttcagagtgggaaagggaagatttagatggatattgggaaggaattcctgcctgggagggtgatgaggggctgggctggaattcccagagcagctgtggctgcccctggatccctggaatgcccaagaccaggctggatgaggcttggagcagcctgggactaCTatccaggtgtccctgccacggcaggggctggaatgggatgagatttaaggtccctcccaacccaaaccattccgaGATTCTCTGTGGTTCCCTGAAATCCCGGCTTGGTTGGGAATCTCCAATTTCTTTCCAACAGCAGTGCAGGAAGCAAAGGATCTCCAAAAATCATCCAGGTGAGGGGTGTGCAAATAATCCCAAAAATCTTCCAGGTGAGGGGTGTGCAAATCCAAAAATCATCCAGGTGAGGGGtgtgctctgcttcctccaaagcagcacaggaacaTTTGAGGGGCAAATAATCCCAAAAATCATCCAGGTGAGGGGTGTGCAAATCTAAAAATCATCCAGGTGAGGGGTGTGCAAATAATCCCAAAAATCATCCAGGTGAGGGGTGTGCAAATAATCCCAAAAATCATCCAGGTGAGGGGTGTGCAAATAATCCCAAAAATCATCCAGGTGAGGGGTGTGCTCCGTctcctccagggcagcagcagaacaggggATGTTGAGGTGCAGGTAACTCCGCTCCTGCACAGATTTCACACGGCGTCTCGCAATAACCCATTTCTAAATCTCCTCGTTTGGAGAAGGGGGGAAGCTTTTCCCAGAACCGTCTGGGATTTCCCCCAGCAGGGAATGAGCGGCTCTTTGcccagggtttggggtcagagctgagctgggcctgTCCCTTGCAGGGCTCAGGTACAGCACGACCATCGACGAGCGCCGCTACTCGCCGCGGGCGCACCTGGACGAGGGCGGTGACAGGGTGACACCGAGGAGACTGGAGCTGCCGGGAGGGCAGGAGCTCTGCCACACCCTGCCCTTCCACGTCCTGGTGAGTGCAAGTTCTCTCCGTCCAGCCCTCGGTGGCTTTCctggggtggggttttgtcCTGCTGGATCCATCCCACTGGATTTTGTCCTGCTGGATCCATCCCATTATGCTGGATTTTGTCCCATTGGATCCatcctgctgggttttgtcCCACTGGATCCATCCCACTGGGTTTTGTCCTGCTGGATTCATCCCATTATGCTGGGTTTTGTCCCACTGGATCGATCCCACTGGATTATGTCCCATTGGATCCATCCCACTGGGTTTTGTTCCGCTGGATCTGTCCCACTGGATTTTGTCCTGCTGGATTTTGTCCTGCTGGATCCatcctgctgggttttgtcCCATTGGATCCATCCCACTGGATTTTGTCCCATTGGATCCATCCCGCTGGATTTTGTCCCACTGGGTTTTGTCCCACTGGATCCatcctgctgggttttgtcCCATTGGATCCATCCCACTGGATTTTGTCCCGTTGGATCCATCCCACTGGGTTTTGTCCCGTTGGATCCATCCCGCTGGATTTCGTCCCGCTAGGTTTTGTCCCGCTGGATCCCTCCCGGCCCGTTTGATGTGGTcagggaggatggagcagccgGCATGTGTGTCCCCAAGCTGTGACATCACCGCGGCTCCCACgtgctcctcatcctcctcctcctcctcggggAGGGCGTGCACTCCTCATCCCAGGGtcactctgcttttcctgctccaaaAACCGGgaatggtgattttttttccatcaggaaCCGAGTGTCCCCGTGCCAGCCCCTggcgctgtcccctccctgggccACCAGGGTCCCAGCCCGGGGTGCAGAGCTGGTGGATCCGTCACTCGCGGGGAACAGCTGATGCACAAACCTGGCCAAACCCCAACATTCCCCGGGAATGAGGAGCAGAATCTCATGGAAGCCAGGCAGGCCCCGAGCTGCCAGACTGGCCCAGCCCCAAGCCCCGGCCTGAACTGCCGCGAACTTTTGGGAAAttggaggctggagctggagctcgTGATTTAGCCCAAAAAAACCATCTCCCCTCAGAGCATTTCTCTGCACCCCGGGGCACGGCACGGGAGGAGCTCCCAGGGGcttccagagggcagggtcaggtgggatattgggaaggaattcccggctgggatggaattcccagaggagctgtggctgctccatccctggaacGTCCAAAGTTGagttggatggggtttggagcaaccttgGAACACGGGATCTGGTTTTTGGGGCAGCCTTGGAGCACGGGATCTGGTTTTGGAGGAACCTTGGAAAATGTGATGTGTTTTTTGAGAAACTTAGagcacaggatttgtttttggAGCAACCTTGGAGCACGGGATCTGGTTTTGGTtacatcccagctctggggtggggctgcaggacaggTGTGTGACCTTGAGGGACACCCCGAGGTGCTGCCCCACCCCGGGCAGCCCTGGGCTCGTCCCCAACATtgtccctgtgccacaggaCACGGCAGATTACGTGAAGCCGGTGACGTTCTCCATCGACTACGAGCTGGAGCAGCCCGAGCACGGCCCCATGCTGGACGACGGATGGCCCACCTCGCTCAGGGTCTCTGTAGGTAGcagctgtcacctccctggTGACACATCCCTGGTGACACCTCCCAAAGTGTCACCTCCCAAAGTGTCACCTCCCTGGTGTTGCCTCCCAAAGTGTCACCTCCCTGGTGACACCTCTTTTGTGCCACCTCCCAGATGACACCTGCCTGGTAACTCCTCCCAAATT from Sylvia atricapilla isolate bSylAtr1 chromosome 13, bSylAtr1.pri, whole genome shotgun sequence includes the following:
- the ITGA11 gene encoding integrin alpha-11, whose translation is MRLGLSLASNPRDSSVLACSPLWSHECGSSYYTTGMCSRVNANFRFSRTVAPALQRCQTYMDIIIVLDGSNSIYPWVEVQHFLINILKKFYIGPGQIQVGVVQYGEDVVHEFHLNDYRSVQDVVAAASHIEQRGGTETRTAYGIEFARSEAFRKGGRKGAKRVMIVITDGESHDSPDLEKVIEDSERDNVTRYAVAVLGYYNRRGINPEAFLNEIKFIASDPDDKHFFNVTDEAALKDIVDALGERIFSLEGTNKNEISFGLEMSQTGFSSHVVEDGILLGAVGAYDWNGAVLKETSSGKVIPLRESYLQEFPEELKNHGAYLGYTVSSVVSTQHQRVYVAGAPRFNHTGKVILFSMHSNRNLTIHQALKGEQIGSYYGSEISSLDVDGDGVTDVLLVGAPMFFSEGRERGKVYVYALHGNLFVPSGSLVDLPSYQNSRFGSCIAAVPDLNQDSYNDLVVGAPLEDEHQGAIYVFLGFQKTILRKYKQRIAATDLAPGLMYFGCSIHGQLDLNEDGLVDVAVGSLGSAVLLWSRSVVRINASLRFEPPKINIFTKDCRRNGKEATCMRAFVCFTALFLSAHFQAASVGLRYSTTIDERRYSPRAHLDEGGDRVTPRRLELPGGQELCHTLPFHVLDTADYVKPVTFSIDYELEQPEHGPMLDDGWPTSLRVSVPFWNGCNEDEHCVPDLVLDARSDIPSAMEFCRRALRRGDCSSFSLSFDASVFVIESGRRRVAVEATLENRGENAYSTVLNISFSRNLQLASLIPKDDTDINIDCASDDRHPTRRVCNVSYPFFRAKAKVAFRLDFEFSKSVFLQNMEVYMVASSDSEEKESTKEDNVAHLNFQLKYEADLLFTRTSSLDYFEIRSNNSLDGSNPIGPPFHCTFTLQNLGFFPVQGVTLKITVPVATRAGNRLLLPTGFRADQENTTCTIWGNSTDYRRSPAEEDLSRTPHLNHSNSDVVSIDCEVKLAPNEELNLHLHGNLWMKSLKALKFKALKLSTIAALQRRFRSPFVFREEDPSRQITFEISKPEEWQIPIWIILGSTLGGLLLLALLVLALWKLGFFKSGSRRRAEEREQNSQGME